One window from the genome of Haloprofundus halobius encodes:
- a CDS encoding transposase → MSETVTKTLQATLATPTTGKEQRLQRLLDTYRNALHDAFDNRADTMSAVNDIVTPYDLPYQAKDALKSYVPKLRRTYHAEELDDEHPLRLVNRAAKFDYSEEREHGFVWQAPQPGHGTNFWIPLRINPEQEFQWFDLLSEDAKAGELRLQRHRTSWELHVTVEYSVEEPTNSDDETYIGFDVGENALITGCALKRDVPRKPMLVSGSQSRHLRKEMFTTLRRLQSRDAAEWRVDERFDHYQNALTDIVEKASRQAVEYARSFENPVIVLEDLSYIRERLDYGKFMNRRLHAWAFARLQGRIEDKATEAGIRVEYVNAAYTSQTCHACGRLGRRSQQAEFVCPHDDCHVSEFQADINAAANIASRANPWGESVRWEPGRDDSPRDGSACDSATVHRETSPKTGQMTLSVFSD, encoded by the coding sequence GTGTCCGAGACGGTGACGAAGACGCTACAGGCCACGCTCGCAACTCCCACCACGGGCAAAGAGCAACGCCTACAGCGACTCTTGGACACCTACCGCAACGCACTCCACGACGCCTTCGACAACAGGGCAGATACAATGTCTGCCGTCAACGACATTGTAACGCCCTACGACCTGCCGTACCAAGCCAAAGACGCGCTCAAATCCTACGTCCCGAAACTCCGCCGGACGTATCACGCCGAGGAGTTAGACGACGAGCACCCGCTTCGACTTGTCAATCGGGCCGCGAAGTTCGACTACTCGGAGGAGCGCGAACACGGCTTCGTGTGGCAAGCCCCGCAACCCGGTCACGGGACGAACTTTTGGATTCCGCTCCGTATCAACCCCGAACAGGAATTCCAGTGGTTCGACCTGCTCTCCGAGGACGCGAAGGCAGGTGAGTTGCGGCTACAGCGACATCGCACGTCGTGGGAGTTGCACGTCACCGTCGAATACTCGGTCGAAGAACCGACCAACTCGGACGACGAGACGTACATCGGTTTCGACGTAGGTGAGAACGCGTTGATAACGGGCTGTGCCCTCAAACGCGACGTACCACGGAAGCCGATGCTCGTCAGCGGCAGTCAATCGAGGCATCTCCGCAAAGAGATGTTCACCACACTTCGGCGGCTACAATCGAGAGACGCCGCCGAGTGGCGTGTGGACGAACGATTCGACCACTACCAAAACGCTCTGACGGATATTGTCGAGAAAGCGTCTCGCCAAGCCGTCGAATACGCTCGTTCCTTCGAGAATCCCGTTATTGTCCTCGAAGACCTGTCGTACATCCGCGAGCGGTTGGACTACGGCAAGTTCATGAACCGCCGTCTTCATGCGTGGGCGTTCGCCCGGCTACAGGGTCGAATCGAAGACAAAGCGACCGAGGCAGGGATTCGAGTCGAGTACGTCAACGCAGCGTATACCTCGCAGACGTGCCACGCTTGCGGTCGGCTCGGTCGTCGGAGTCAGCAAGCGGAGTTTGTGTGTCCACACGACGACTGCCACGTATCAGAGTTCCAAGCAGACATTAACGCGGCGGCGAACATCGCCAGTCGCGCTAACCCGTGGGGAGAGAGCGTCCGTTGGGAACCCGGACGCGATGACTCGCCTCGGGATGGGAGCGCCTGTGACAGCGCCACAGTCCACCGAGAGACGAGTCCGAAAACCGGACAGATGACGCTCTCGGTGTTTTCGGACTGA